Below is a genomic region from Catenuloplanes atrovinosus.
CGGGGCGATTTCGTCGTCCGCCGGGACGGTCTCGTCCTCGGCCGTGTCCTCGATCACCGGCACGGCCTGCACCGGGGTGGTCTCGCCGAGCACCTCGGCGGCGGTGCCGGCCGGCGCGGGGGAATCCACCGGTGCCGGGCGGTCCGGCTCCTGCGTGTCTGGGATGTCCGGATCTGCCGGAGCATCGGGGTTGGTGCTGTCGACGGTGTTCTCGGCCGGCGTGGAACCGGTCCGCTCACCGCCCTCTGGCTCTTGGTCGAGCATGGGCGTTCTCCAGTTCTGGCGGCCCCGGGCGCGGGTGAGCGCTGCCACGCAGGGTCGCCGCAAAAGTGTTCCGGTGTCGCGCCGCGCGACCCTCCCGCCGCCGTCCGATGGCCGGGAGAACCGTAAGGCGCGAACTACCGAAGTCTGCCGACGAGTGCTGACCGGAAAACCCGGCTAGCTCCCACCGATGGTTGCCCCGTCGCGGTCCGCTGCCAGCGGGTCGACGATCTCCCCCTGCGCGGTCAGCATGCCCTGCGCCAGCCGGGTCGCCCTCGGCGGCACCGGCGGCTCCAGGTCGGCCACCACGCGGAGGCCGGACAGGACGTCATCGGGTCGCACGGACGGGGTGACCTGCCGCACGACAAGGTCCAGTATCGCACACGGTGCGGCCCCGACCCCGGAAGGTGCGCCCTCCTCCGATTTCACCTCGATGCGGGTGACCGGCGTACGGGCGTCGAGCTGCCGACGGCCCTGCTTGGTGAGGCGTTCGACACTCACCTCCGGCGCGTCGCGGAACGCGGTGACGGCCCGGTCGAGCGTCTCCGGCGTGATCCCGGGCAGCTCGATCCGCCAGTGCGAGGCGTCGATCCGGTCGGCGAGGCTGCCGGGGCCGGCCTCGACCGCGTCGAGCACGTCCAGGCCGGGCGAGAGCGCGGCGTCCAGCGCGGCGCGTACCGTCTCCGGATCGGTGCGCGCCTGGAGGCCGATCTCCAGGTACTCCGCCTCGCTGGCCACGCCGGTCGGCGCCGCGGAGGCGTACGAGATCTTGGGGTGGGGCGTGAAGCCCTGGGAGAAGGCGATGGGGATGCCCGCGCGGCGCAGGGCCCGCTCGAACGCGCGCGCGAAGTCCCGGTGCGAGGTGAACCGGAGCGGGCCGCGCTTGGCATAACGGATCCGGATCCGCTGCACAACGGGTGCCTGGCCCCCCTCTGGCTGTGGCTTCGGAGGAATCGTGGTGCTCCTTTGTCCTCTGGTGGGTCCCGCCCATCTTCCCGTAACCGCCGACGCGACGCGACTCGCCGTCGCCATCCGCCTACGCAGCCCGTTGAACCGGGCATGAAGGCTCTGATGCTGGCCGGCGGGCGGGGCACCCGGCTGCGGCCGCTCACGCACACGTCCGCGAAGCAGTTGTTCCCGGTCGCGAACAAGCCGGTGATCTTCTACGGGCTGGAGGCGGTGCGCGAGGCGGGCATCACCGAGGTCGGCGTGATCACCGGCGAGACCGGCGCGGAGGTGCGGGCCGCGCTGGGCGACGGGTCCCGGTTCGGCCTGCGGATCACGTACATCCCGCAGGACGCGCCGCGCGGGCTCGCCCACTGCGTGCTGATCGCCCGGGAGTTCCTCGGCGACGACGACTTCGTCATGTACCTCGGCGACAACTTCCTGCTCGGCGGCGTGCAGGAGTTGGTCTCCGCGTTCCGGGCCGGCGACTACGAGGCGCAGATCCTGCTCGCGGCCGTGGACGACCCGCGCTCGTACGGCGTGGCCACGCTGGGCCGCAGCGGCGAGATCGTGGGCCTGACCGAGAAGCCAGCCGAGCCGGAGAGCGACCTGGCGATCGTCGGCGTCTACCTGTTCAGCCCCGCGATCCACGAGGCGGTGCGCGCGATCGGCCCGTCCGCGCGCGGCGAGCTGGAGATCACGGACGCGGTGCAGTGGCTGATCGCGCACGGCCACCGCGTGCACTCCCACCTGGTCAGCGGCTACTGGAAGGACACCGGCCGGGCGCGGGACATCCTGGAGTGCAACCGGATGGTGCTGGAGTCGGTCGAGCCGCGGCTGGACGGCACGGTGGCCGGCCGTACCGAGATCATCGGCCGGGTGGTGCTGGAGGCCGGCGCCGTGGTGGAGGACTCGGTGCTGCGCGGCCCCATCGTGATCGGCACCGGCACCAAGATCCTCCGGTCGTACGTGGGCCCGTTCACCTCGATCGCGGACAACTGCATGCTGGAGGACGCGGAGATCGAGTACTCGATCGTCTTCGACAACGCCTCGGTCCGCGGCGTCTCCCGGATCGGCGAGTCGATCATCGGGCGGGACGCGCGGGTGCTGCCCGCACCGCGTACCCCCGCGGCCCATCAACTGATCGTGGGCGACCACAGCACCGTCCGGCTGCGCGCCTGATGCGCGGCGCCGACATCCGCTCGTCCGCCGCGGTCGAGGAGCGGCACTGGTGGTACCGCGAGCGCCGCGCGCTGCTCGCCCGCGAGCTTCGACGGCTGCGCAACGATCCACCCCAGCGCCAGGCCATCGAGATCGGCGCCGCCGGTGGCGGAAACTGCCTGGTCATGCGCGATTTCGGCTACCGGGTGCTGGCCACCGAGCAGCTGCCGGAGGGCGTGGAGATCGCGCGCGCCCGCGGCCTGGACGCGATCCGGGCGGACGCGCGCGATCTGCCGGTCGAGTCCGGCGGTCACGATCTGCTGGTCGCGTTCGACGTGCTGGAGCACATCGCGGAGGACGACCTCGCCGCCGCCGAGATCCACCGGGTGCTCCGTCCCGGCGGGACCGCGCTCATCGCCGTACCCGCGGACATGCGGCTGTGGTCGTCCTTCGACGACCTCAGCGGCCACGTCCGCCGCTACGACCGCGCCGGCCTGCGCGCACTGATCGAGGGAGCCGGCCTGCGCGTCGACGCGCTGTGGAGCTGGAACGTGCTGCTCCGCCCCGCCGTCGCGCTGCGCCGCACCGCCACCGCCCGCCCGAGCGAGACCGCGCTCCGGCACGACGTGACCGCCGTTCCGCCCCTGCTCAACACGCTGCTCGGCGCCGTCGTCCGCCTCGAACGCCACCTTCCCACCGGTGGGCTTCCCGGGGTCTCGCTGTTCCTACGGGCCCATAAACCCTTCTGAAGGCGGATCTCCCGCTTCCGGCGTGCCCACTCCCGTCCGCTCCCGCGGGCACCGGTCGTCGCCGGCGCTCCTCCCTGCCAGATCCGTGCACTCACCAAACCCCACAGCGCCCACCCGCCGCCCGACGCCGGCTCGATCGGCCCGCGGCACGCGGGCGCGTCCATCGCACGTCCCCACGGCCCCTCGATCGGGTGGCCGGCAGCACGTGCGCGCCCAGCGTCCGAAATATGCCCTATAGGAGCCACCGTCCAGTGGCCATGGATACATGGTCGCTGTTCAGGGGGCTCGGAACGGCGACCACGTATCCGTCGCGGACGTCACGCCGGGGCGTTCATGCCGGTGAGCGGGGGCAGCGCGCCGACCTGCTGGAAGACCTCCATCAGGTTCAGCTCGTCCCAGTGCTCGGCGAACATGCCGTCCCGGACGCGCCAGATGTCGATGCTGCGCATCTCGACCGTCGCGCCGCTGGCCGGGATGCCGAGCAGGTCCCCGGTGTGGGTGCCTCGATAGGTGAAGCGGCCCACGACGCGATCGCCGGAGACGACCAGATCCTCCATCGTGACGCGCGCGTCCGGCAGCCCGGTGAGGAAGGCCGTCCAGAACGAGCGGTTCGCCTCCCGCCCGTCCGGGACGACGGCGTTGTGGTTGATGTAGTCCTCGGCGACGAAGCGGTCCACCAGGTCCGGATCGTGCGAATTGATCATCTCGACGAACAGGTCGGCGAGCCGGTGCGCGGACGTGGTCATGTCGGTGTCTCCTCAGGTGAAGCGGTGGTTAGCGCCGCTAGCGCTAGCAACGCTAACCCTTCGGCATCGACGCGTCAATAGCACCGCTAAATTCGCTAGCAGTGCTAGAGTGGGGCATGACCATCGAGGAGCGCCGGCAGCGCGAGCGCATCGCCCGGCAACGGCTCATCACCGCGACGGCACGCGCGCTGGCCGAGCGCGAGGGCTGGGACGCGGTCACCACGCGCCGGCTATCCGCCGAGATCGAGTACAGCCAGCCGGTGCTGTACAAGCACTTCCGGTCGATGGAGGAGATCGTCGAGGCGGTCGCGCTGGAGGGCTTCGGCGAGCTGGCCGCGTCGCTGCGTGAGGCCCGCCGCGACACCACCTCGCCCGACGACGAGCTCGGCCGCGCCGCCGCCGCGTTCAGCGGCTTCGCCGCGAAGAACCCCGCGCTGTACGACGCGATGTTCGTCCGCTCCACCCGCCTCCGCTTCGCGGCCGGGGACGCCCCCACCCCGCTGACCGAAGCCTTCACCGCACTGCGCGACGCCGTCGCCACCGTCACCGCCCCCCGCGACGCCGACACGCTCACCGAGGTCCTCTGGGCTGCCCTGCACGGCCTGGTCATGCTGGACCGCCACGGCCGCCTCCGTCCGGACCACCGCACCGCACGCCTCGACGCCCTGGTCGCACGCTTCCGCCCCGCCACCTCCTGAGCCCGGCGCGGGAGCCGGTTCCGGCCGGCGGGACGTGGCACCGGGCCGGGTTCCGAGGTGCGGCCAACACCGGCATCACCGGTACGCAGGTCCGAAGGGCTCGCACCCGGTGAACCGGCACAGACGGTCGGCGTTATCCCGACCGCGACGGCCCGTGCTCCGAAGACGTCCGCTCGCACCGGGCGAACACCGGCACAGACCGCCGGGCGGAGGCCGGGAGCGGTGCCAGGCCGGCACCCGGGCCGGTGAGGGGCGGAGCTAGTCGGCGGAGGTGACCCGGTAGGAGGCGGCGGACGGCGGGAGTTCGTAGACGTCGCAGAGGCCGGAGGTGAAGCGGGGGATGGCGTAGCGGGAGAGTTCGGGTGGGGGTGTGCTGGTGCGGCGGTCGACGAGGAGCCAGCGGACGCCGTGGTCGGCGGCGAGGCGGCCGACGCTGACGGCGGAGGGCATCTGGAACGCGGCGTCGTTGAGGTTGATCAGGGAGCGGTCCCAGAAGTCGACGCGGTTGACCACCGTGCCGGTGCGGGCGGCCTCGGTGTGCGCGGTCACGGTGTAGCCCCAGCCGTTGAGCAGCACGCGGCGCTCCGTGTAGGCGGACACCCAGAAGGTGCGGTTGTCGCACACCCACTCGCGCAGCGCGCGGCAGTGCGCGTTCGTGGCCACCAGGTCGCCGGGGGCGGAATGGTCGCGCAACCAGCGGCCGGCCTCGATGGCACCCGCCGGCAGCGCGGGGCGCACCTCGGCCGGCTCCGCCTCCATCGGCACGTCGCGCCAGCCGTCGCGGACGGCGGCGACGATGGGCGAGGCGTAGCCGGCGACCGCGCCGGGGGCCACCATGCCCAGCATGGTCAGCCAGACCGCGAACCAGGCGCGGCGGGCCGGCCGCACCCGCTGCCGGAGCCGGGCGAGGCCCCAGACCAGCAGCCAGACCGCGACGCCGGCGACGGCCAGCACGCCGAGCGGCGCCAGCACCGCGCCGAAGCCCTGGTTGTCGCGGGGTGCCCCGATCAGGTCGTGGCCGGCCCAGATCGCGCCGGCGCCCGCCGCGAAGGAGAAGAACCCCAGGACCCGGCCACCGGCGGTACGTCGCCGCGCGGTGGCCACGACCAGCCCGGCGACCGCGAGGCAGCCCAGGTACGGCCGCGCCGAGTTGACGAAGTAGAGCTGGCTGGCGCCCGGATGCTCGAACGTGAGCGCGGCACCGAACCCGGCCGCCACGACGCCCAGGCAGATCAGCACGCCCGGGTCGACCAGCCGGCGCGGGCGCAGCAGCATCGCCCAGGCGCCGCCGACCATGCTCATCCAGAGCAGCAGCACCAGCGTGGCCAGGGTGAACGCGGGCCACCAGCCGACTTCGGCGACGCGGGTCAGGCCGAGGTGGATCAGGCCCTCCCCCAGCACGCCGGGCGCGGGCGCGGCCGCGCCCTCGACCGCGGTGCCGCCGGTCGCGGCCGTGACGCCGATCGGCGCGAGTGTGGCCGGGTCCACGTCCTGGCCGCCGAACGGCACGCCGTCCATCGCGGAGTACCGGGTCGGCACGGGCGGCCCGCCCTCGGTGCCGGGCGGCAGCGTGGCGGTGCCGGCGATGTGCCCGAGCTCGGAGTTGAGCGCGGTGGAGAGCGGGCGGACGCTGAGCCCGCCGGCCGAGTCGGAGAAGAGCACGAGCTGCGCGAACACCAGCGTGACCGTGGTCAGGCCGGTGGCGGCGAGCGCGGCCCGGGGCGGGCGCAGCTCGCCGATCCAGCGCACGGTCACGGCCAGCACCAGACCGGCCAGCAGCAGCGGCTGGTAGGTCGCCTTGGCGCCGGTGATCACCGCGAGCAGCAGGATCAGCATCGCCCACCGGCCGGCGCCGACGGCGTCGCGGAGCAGCTCGATCAGCAGCAGCACGGCCGCGATCGCGAGCATCGCACCGAACGTCTGGGTGGGGCTGAGCCAGAGCGCGTCCAGGATCGAGCCCTGCGGCACGGACGCGGGCACGTCCCGGTACGGGTTGAACGGCGCCCCGACCAGCGGCAGCAGCGCCGCGAGCGGGCCGGTCCACCACGGCACCCGGGCGCGGAACTCGCCGACCAGGGTGGTGGCGAGCACGGCGGTGCCGACCACGAAGACCAGCGCCATCGGCAGCAGGCTCAGCCGCAGCAGCAGCACCTGGAGCTCGATGCCGGTCCCCCAGCTGGTCGCGGCCAGGTCCGCGTAGACGAACCAGTGGTAGTGCAGCGGCTCGCCGACCAGGTACGGGATCCGCGGCGGCGCGTGGTTCTTCAGCTCACCGGCGAGCGCCAGGTGGAACGGCATGTCCACATAGGGCGAGCCGGCCGACGGCCAGTCCAGCCCGTGCGCGCGGAAGAACGTGGCCGCGGTCCAGCCGAGCACCAGCAGGCAGACCACCGCCACCCCCCACGCCCAGCGGCGCGGCACCGGCGCGCCCGCCCCCCGCCAGAACCGGCGCAGCGGCCGGACCAGGACGAACGCGAGCAGGATCGCGACCGGCAGCGCCGGCGCGAGCCGCGGCTGGCCGGCCCAGCGCGCGGCCACGTACCCGATGATCTCCAGTGAGTAGCCGATCGCGGCGCCGCCGGCCACGTCCGCGGGCAGCGCGCCGGCGCCGCCGCGCAGCGCCCGCCACACCAGCGTGCCGGGGAGCAGCACGGCCAGGCCCAGGTACGCCGAGAACGCCGCGATGTCGCGCGCGCTCACCCCGTACCAGCGAAGGATCGTGATCGTGATGGCGGCCGTGACCGCCGCGGGCAGGAAGCGGACGACGAGACCGGCTCCGCGGGCGAACCGGCCCCGGCGCGGCAGCGCGGCGGCCGGCTCCGCGGAGTCCGCGCGGGTGAGCGTGGCGGTCACCGGAACGACCAGCCGCGGTGCAGCTGATAGGTGATCACCGGTGCGGCCACGATGACCAGCGCCTGCGCGGGCAGCACCGGCAGGCCCGCGCGCTCCACCAGCAGCGGCAGCCCGACCAGCGTGCAGGCCAGGCTGCCGAGCGAGACCAGGTAGAACCGGAGCAGTCCGGCGGCCCGGGAGCCGGTCGCGCCGAAGATCCGCCGGTAGACCGGGTAGGTGAGCACGGCGGTCGCCGCGTTCGCGAGCACGGCCAGCAGCAGGTACGGCGCCCGCCCGCCGGACAGCAGCCAGCCCGCGGAGAAGAGGCCGTAGTAGACGACCGCGCCGAGTCCCCCGGCGAGAACGTAGTGAGCGCGTCGGTCGTTGAGCACGGGGCGGAGCAGTCGCCTCTGCGCGGTGCAAGTCACGCGTGTTCAACGATCCACCGAGGAAGACGGTGGCCCAGGTGGAGGGGTGTGGATGCGGATCTCGGTCGTCGTGCCCTGCTACCGCTCGGCCGGGACGCTGCCGGCGCTGGTGTCGCAGCTCGGCGAGGTGCTGACCGGGCACGAGGTGGTGCTGGTGGTGGACGACGACGGCGGCACCGAGACCTGGGAGACCGCCTCCGCGCTGGCCCGGCACCGCCCGGAGGTGCGCGCGATCCGGCTGGCCCGCAACGTCGGCCAGCACGGCGCGCTGCTGGCCGGCCTGCGCGCGGCCCGGCACGAGGTGATCGTGACGATGGACGACGACCTCCAGCATCCGCCCGCGGAGATCCCGCGCCTGGTGGCCGCGCTGACCGATGACGTGGACCTGGTCTACGGGCTGCCCGTCACCGAGGAGCACGGCCTGCTCCGCGACGCCGCGTCCCGGCTGGTCAAGGCGGGGCTGGCCGGGGCCATGGGGGTGCGTAACGCCCGGCTGGTCGGTGCGTTCCGGGCGTTCCGGGCGTTCCTGGTGCGCGGGCTGGACGGCGTGCGCGGGCCCGGGACCGCGATCGACGTGGGACTGTCCTGGGGCACCACCCGGGTGGCCGGCGTCCGGGTGCGGATCGCGCCGCGCGCGGCCGGGCGGTCCGGGTACACGCCGGGCCGGCTGCTGCGGCACGCCGCGGACATGACGTTCGGCTACTCGACCGCGCCGCTGCGCCTGGTGACGTACGCCGGGTTCCTGGTCGGGCTCGGCGGGCTGGGCCTGCTCGCGCGGCTGATCTGGGCGTACGCGACCGGCGAGACGCGGATCGCCGGGTTCACCACGATCGCGTCGATGGTCGCGTTCTCCTCGTCCGCCGTGATGATCGCGGTCGGCGTGCTCGGCGAGTACATCGCGCGTATCCACACCACGGGCAGCGGCCGGCCCGGCTACGTGATCCGCGAACAGGTGGAGGGCCCGGTCCATGCTCCGTCCCGCTGAGCCGCGCGACCTCGAGGACGTGCGCCGCTGGCGCAACCACCCCGAGGTGCGCGCGCAGTTCCTCTACCGCGACGTGATCACGCCGGAGGTGCATCGCGCCTGGTGGTCACGGGTCTCATCGGACCCCGGGCGGCGAGTGCTGATCTACGAGCACGACGGCGGGCCGGCCGGCGCGGTCACGTTCCAGGATCACGACCCGGTCGGCCGGACCGCCGAATGGGGTTTCTTCCTGGACCTCGACGGGCTGCGCCCGCGCGGCGCGCTGTTCGGCGCCTGGGTCGGCCTGGAGCAGGCCGCGATCCGCTACGCGCGGGACGAGCTGCGGCTGGCCGTGCTCGGCGCCCGCACGCTCGCCGCCAACCGCCCGGTGCTGGCACTGCACCGCCGCAACGGCTTCGTCGAGGTGCCGGAACGGCACTACCGCACCGACATCGACGGCACCCCGACGGACGTACTCTGGCTGGAGCTGCGCTCCTAGGGAGGCCGAGCCGATGACCGAGACCCGGGCAGGTCGCTGGATCGTCCTGGTCACCGCGCTGGCGCAGGCCGCTTCCCCGGCCGTCGCCGGCTTCGACCAGGGCAGACCTCACGATCCCCGCGTGCTGGACCGGCCCTCGGCACCGCTGCTGGGCGCGCTGCTCTGCGGCGCGGTGCTCAGCGTGATCGCCCTGGTGGCGGCGGCGTGCCGCACGCTCCCGGCGCGGCTGGCCGCGGGCCTGACCGGCGTCTGGGCACTGCTGGGCGTGACGCTGTCCACCGTGGCGGCCGGCGCCACCGCGCTGGCCGCGCTGGCGGTGCTCGGCGGCGTCGCGGTGGCGGTCACCACGCTGGTCGCGGCCCTGCCCGCCCACGGCGGTCGAGGGCCGGGGCTCAGGCCGGCCGGTACGACGTGACCGCGTCGACGACCTGGTCGAGTTCGGCCGCGGTCATGCCGGCGAAGAGCGGGAGGCGGACCAGGCGGTCGGCGATGTCCTCGGTGACCGGGCAGCCGCCGGGGGCGACGCGGCCGTAGCGGCGGCCGGCCGGGGCGGCGTGCAGCGGCTGGTAGTGGAACGTGGCCTGGATGCCACGGTGGCCGAGGTGGCGGATGAACTCCTGCCGGTCGATCAGGTCGCGCATCAGCAGCGCGTAGAGGTGCGCGGGGTGCTCGCGGCCGACCGGCACCACCGGGCGCTCGACGCCGTGCTCGGCGGCCCAGGCGGCCAGGCGGGTGTCGTAGGCG
It encodes:
- a CDS encoding TIGR03936 family radical SAM-associated protein translates to MQRIRIRYAKRGPLRFTSHRDFARAFERALRRAGIPIAFSQGFTPHPKISYASAAPTGVASEAEYLEIGLQARTDPETVRAALDAALSPGLDVLDAVEAGPGSLADRIDASHWRIELPGITPETLDRAVTAFRDAPEVSVERLTKQGRRQLDARTPVTRIEVKSEEGAPSGVGAAPCAILDLVVRQVTPSVRPDDVLSGLRVVADLEPPVPPRATRLAQGMLTAQGEIVDPLAADRDGATIGGS
- a CDS encoding glucose-1-phosphate thymidylyltransferase, which produces MKALMLAGGRGTRLRPLTHTSAKQLFPVANKPVIFYGLEAVREAGITEVGVITGETGAEVRAALGDGSRFGLRITYIPQDAPRGLAHCVLIAREFLGDDDFVMYLGDNFLLGGVQELVSAFRAGDYEAQILLAAVDDPRSYGVATLGRSGEIVGLTEKPAEPESDLAIVGVYLFSPAIHEAVRAIGPSARGELEITDAVQWLIAHGHRVHSHLVSGYWKDTGRARDILECNRMVLESVEPRLDGTVAGRTEIIGRVVLEAGAVVEDSVLRGPIVIGTGTKILRSYVGPFTSIADNCMLEDAEIEYSIVFDNASVRGVSRIGESIIGRDARVLPAPRTPAAHQLIVGDHSTVRLRA
- a CDS encoding class I SAM-dependent methyltransferase, with the translated sequence MRGADIRSSAAVEERHWWYRERRALLARELRRLRNDPPQRQAIEIGAAGGGNCLVMRDFGYRVLATEQLPEGVEIARARGLDAIRADARDLPVESGGHDLLVAFDVLEHIAEDDLAAAEIHRVLRPGGTALIAVPADMRLWSSFDDLSGHVRRYDRAGLRALIEGAGLRVDALWSWNVLLRPAVALRRTATARPSETALRHDVTAVPPLLNTLLGAVVRLERHLPTGGLPGVSLFLRAHKPF
- a CDS encoding ester cyclase, translated to MTTSAHRLADLFVEMINSHDPDLVDRFVAEDYINHNAVVPDGREANRSFWTAFLTGLPDARVTMEDLVVSGDRVVGRFTYRGTHTGDLLGIPASGATVEMRSIDIWRVRDGMFAEHWDELNLMEVFQQVGALPPLTGMNAPA
- a CDS encoding TetR/AcrR family transcriptional regulator: MTIEERRQRERIARQRLITATARALAEREGWDAVTTRRLSAEIEYSQPVLYKHFRSMEEIVEAVALEGFGELAASLREARRDTTSPDDELGRAAAAFSGFAAKNPALYDAMFVRSTRLRFAAGDAPTPLTEAFTALRDAVATVTAPRDADTLTEVLWAALHGLVMLDRHGRLRPDHRTARLDALVARFRPATS
- a CDS encoding GtrA family protein, yielding MLNDRRAHYVLAGGLGAVVYYGLFSAGWLLSGGRAPYLLLAVLANAATAVLTYPVYRRIFGATGSRAAGLLRFYLVSLGSLACTLVGLPLLVERAGLPVLPAQALVIVAAPVITYQLHRGWSFR
- a CDS encoding glycosyltransferase; this encodes MRISVVVPCYRSAGTLPALVSQLGEVLTGHEVVLVVDDDGGTETWETASALARHRPEVRAIRLARNVGQHGALLAGLRAARHEVIVTMDDDLQHPPAEIPRLVAALTDDVDLVYGLPVTEEHGLLRDAASRLVKAGLAGAMGVRNARLVGAFRAFRAFLVRGLDGVRGPGTAIDVGLSWGTTRVAGVRVRIAPRAAGRSGYTPGRLLRHAADMTFGYSTAPLRLVTYAGFLVGLGGLGLLARLIWAYATGETRIAGFTTIASMVAFSSSAVMIAVGVLGEYIARIHTTGSGRPGYVIREQVEGPVHAPSR
- a CDS encoding GNAT family N-acetyltransferase, which encodes MLRPAEPRDLEDVRRWRNHPEVRAQFLYRDVITPEVHRAWWSRVSSDPGRRVLIYEHDGGPAGAVTFQDHDPVGRTAEWGFFLDLDGLRPRGALFGAWVGLEQAAIRYARDELRLAVLGARTLAANRPVLALHRRNGFVEVPERHYRTDIDGTPTDVLWLELRS